One genomic region from Rosa rugosa chromosome 1, drRosRugo1.1, whole genome shotgun sequence encodes:
- the LOC133745757 gene encoding BAG family molecular chaperone regulator 8, chloroplastic — MASHYHHPHPHPHHHQNHPPITTCCCTTSYSSCHCTQSHHPYPPPHPPQPSPDPLLQAIASQLLISNPPDPYLHPHQNPHKTHKSQHPKHRSHIQEQQEQQLHSLLSRIEALEASLHHHSANRARSSDSYSLRDYAARVIQTHFRAFLVRRSRTLRQLKDLAFIKSSFASLKSSVSNQTHFDFHSVSQKALALLTKLDSIQCGDSIVRDGKRSISRDLVRFLEFIEGVVVKRQAICLKPVKNVRSNVRSVQNVNKSRGLGNKCGGLGRDQREMIGKLKERIEKIRGFARVSENDEEDVELEGFQHVSDDDEESVGQYRNGAAVKRHGFQPKVKKSVSFAEDGNVFRVFSNSDEATSSGDGSDSGDGSDSGERVENCSEVEDVKGFAQETEDDDEVHLENGGSPQTSDAERNPRARMTQRRGHGQGQNEHLLFSPPLPVKMDSKDVVKINKGVKIVT, encoded by the exons ATGGCCTCTCACTACCACCACCCTCACCCTCACCCTCACCACCACCAAAACCACCCTCCCATCACCACTTGCTGCTGCACCACCTCCTACTCCTCCTGCCACTGCACCCAATCCCACCACCCTTACCCTCCACCACACCCACCTCAACCATCCCCAGACCCACTTCTCCAAGCCATTGCCTCTCAACTCCTCATTTCTAATCCCCCAGATCCCTACCTCCATCCCCACCAAAACCCTCACAAAACCCACAAATCCCAACACCCAAAACACCGTTCCCACATTCAAGAACAGCAAGAACAACAACTTCACTCTCTTCTTTCCAGAATCGAAGCCCTAGAAGCTTCTCTACACCACCACTCTGCCAATCGCGCTCGGTCTTCGGATTCTTACTCTCTCAGAGACTATGCTGCTCGGGTTATTCAGACCCATTTCCGGGCCTTCCTTGTTCGCCGATCAAGGACTCTCCGGCAGCTCAAAGACCTCGCCTTTATCAAGTCCTCTTTCGCCTCTCTCAAGTCTTCGGTTTCGAACCAGACCCACTTCGACTTTCACTCCGTTTCTCAGAAAGCACTCGCTTTGCTTACCAAGCTCGACTCTATTCAG TGTGGTGATTCGATTGTTAGAGATGGGAAGAGGTCTATAAGTAGAGATTTAGTTCGGTTCTTAGAGTTTATCGAAGGGGTTGTTGTGAAAAGGCAGGCGATTTGCTTGAAACCAGTGAAGAATGTGAGGTCGAATGTGAGGTCTGTTCAAAATGTGAATAAGTCTAGGGGTTTGGGTAACAAATGTGGAGGTTTGGGGAGGGATCAGAGGGAGATGATTGGGAAATTGAAGGAGAGGATTGAGAAGATTCGCGGGTTTGCTAGAGTTTCAGAGAATGATGAGGAGGATGTGGAGCTGGAAGGGTTTCAACATGtcagtgatgatgatgaagaaagtGTAGGTCAATATCGGAATGGGGCAGCGGTGAAGAGGCATGGGTTTCAACCTAAGGTGAAGAAGAGTGTGAGCTTTGCAGAGGATGGGAATGTGTTTAGGGTCTTTAGCAACAGCGATGAGGCTACGTCAAGTGGGGATGGGAGTGATTCCGGGGATGGGAGTGATTCCGGAGAGCGTGTTGAGAACTGTAGTGAAGTTGAGGATGTTAAGGGCTTTGCTCAGGAGActgaggatgatgatgaggtGCACTTAGAAAATGGCGGATCACCGCAGACCAGTGATGCAGAAAGAAACCCTAGAGCCAGAATGACTCAGAGAAGAGGCCATGGTCAGGGTCAGAATGAGCATTTGTTGTTCTCCCCTCCTTTGCCTGTGAAGATGGATTCTAAAGATGTGGTGAAAATAAACAAGGGTGTAAAGATTGTGACATGA